In Paractinoplanes brasiliensis, the following proteins share a genomic window:
- the narH gene encoding nitrate reductase subunit beta — MRVMAQMAMVMNLDKCIGCHTCSVTCKQAWTNRSGVEYVWFNNVETRPGQGYPRRYEDQETWKGGWTLNRRGRLTLKGGGRIKKLFSIFSNPKLPSIQDYYEPWTYDYETLTNAPLQEHTPVARPKSLLSGEDMKVSWSANWDDNLGGSPDHGDKDVLLKGIADKVKFEFEQTFMFYLPRICEHCLNPSCAASCPSGAIYKRSEDGIVLVDQDRCRGWRMCVSGCPYKKVYFNHRTGKAEKCTFCFPRIEVGIPTVCSETCVGRLRYIGLMLYDADAVLEAAATTDEHDLYEAQRRVFLDPRDPAVVAAAERAGIPRDWIEAAQRSPVHALINTFKVALPLHPEYRTMPMVWYIPPLSPVVDVVRDTGYDAEDRGNLFAAIDALRIPVDYLAQLFTAGDPAPVDAVLRKLAAMRSYMRDLNLGRDADESIPAAVGMTGEQVYDMYRLLALAKYDERYVIPPAHAEQAHSLEELATECSLDYEGGPGMGGSGPFGESSGGVTPIAVENFHMLVERQTSDTLVDPGDKELRVNLLNWDGKGRPAGLFPPRPDGSSPAEPKS, encoded by the coding sequence ATGCGTGTGATGGCCCAGATGGCGATGGTGATGAACCTCGACAAGTGCATCGGGTGCCACACCTGCTCGGTCACCTGCAAACAGGCCTGGACCAACCGCAGCGGCGTCGAGTACGTGTGGTTCAACAACGTCGAGACCCGCCCCGGGCAGGGCTATCCCCGCCGGTACGAGGATCAGGAGACCTGGAAGGGCGGGTGGACGCTCAACCGCCGGGGCCGCCTGACGCTCAAGGGCGGCGGCCGGATCAAGAAGCTGTTCAGCATCTTCTCCAACCCGAAGCTGCCGTCGATCCAGGACTACTACGAGCCCTGGACGTACGACTACGAGACGCTGACCAACGCGCCGCTGCAGGAGCACACCCCGGTCGCCCGGCCCAAGTCGCTGCTCTCCGGCGAGGACATGAAGGTCTCGTGGTCGGCCAACTGGGACGACAACCTCGGCGGCTCGCCCGACCACGGCGACAAGGACGTGCTGCTCAAGGGCATCGCCGACAAGGTGAAGTTCGAGTTCGAGCAGACGTTCATGTTCTACCTGCCGCGCATCTGCGAACACTGCCTGAACCCGTCGTGCGCCGCCTCGTGCCCGTCCGGCGCGATCTACAAGCGTTCCGAGGACGGCATCGTGCTGGTCGACCAGGACAGGTGCCGCGGGTGGCGGATGTGCGTGTCGGGCTGCCCGTACAAGAAGGTGTACTTCAACCACCGCACCGGCAAGGCCGAGAAGTGCACGTTCTGCTTCCCCCGCATCGAGGTCGGCATCCCGACCGTCTGCTCCGAGACATGCGTCGGCCGGCTGCGTTACATCGGCCTGATGCTGTACGACGCCGATGCCGTGCTCGAGGCGGCCGCGACCACCGACGAGCACGACCTGTACGAGGCCCAGCGCCGGGTGTTCCTCGACCCCAGGGACCCGGCGGTCGTCGCCGCGGCGGAACGGGCCGGAATCCCCCGGGACTGGATCGAGGCGGCGCAACGCTCACCGGTCCACGCCCTGATCAACACGTTCAAGGTGGCGCTGCCGCTGCACCCGGAATACCGCACCATGCCGATGGTCTGGTACATCCCGCCGCTGTCGCCGGTCGTCGACGTCGTCCGGGACACCGGCTACGACGCGGAGGACCGCGGGAACCTGTTCGCCGCCATCGACGCGCTGCGCATCCCGGTCGACTACCTCGCCCAGCTGTTCACCGCCGGCGACCCGGCGCCGGTCGACGCGGTGCTGCGCAAGCTCGCGGCCATGCGCTCGTACATGCGCGACCTCAACCTGGGCCGCGACGCCGACGAATCGATCCCGGCGGCCGTCGGCATGACCGGCGAGCAGGTGTACGACATGTACCGGCTGCTCGCCCTGGCCAAGTACGACGAGCGCTACGTGATCCCGCCCGCGCACGCCGAACAGGCGCACAGCCTCGAGGAGCTCGCCACCGAGTGCAGCCTCGACTACGAGGGCGGGCCGGGTATGGGCGGCTCCGGGCCGTTCGGCGAGTCCTCCGGCGGCGTCACGCCGATCGCCGTCGAGAACTTCCACATGCTCGTGGAGCGGCAGACCAGCGACACCCTTGTCGACCCGGGGGACAAGGAGCTGCGGGTGAACCTGCTCAACTGGGACGGCAAGGGCCGGCCCGCCGGGTTGTTCCCGCCCCGGCCCGACGGTTCTTCGCCGGCGGAGCCGAAGTCATGA
- the narJ gene encoding nitrate reductase molybdenum cofactor assembly chaperone → MTAGHARLSRAWQTQSLLLGYPDEHLLGRLDLLTQAATSLGDAPLARFVGHLRATPPAQLAADYVATFDHRKRCCLFLTYYAHGDTRKRGMALLQLKQTYAAAGLHLVDDELPDHLAVVLEFAAAQPGQGRTLLLEHRAGLELLRLALRDARSPWADVLESVSATLPPLIGDQRQAVAKLAAEGPPAEQVGLAPFAPPEYMPQTEGAR, encoded by the coding sequence ATGACAGCCGGCCACGCTCGGCTCTCCCGCGCCTGGCAGACCCAGTCACTGCTGCTCGGTTACCCCGACGAGCACCTGCTGGGCCGCCTCGACCTGCTGACGCAAGCGGCTACGAGCCTCGGCGACGCGCCGCTGGCCCGTTTCGTCGGCCACCTGCGTGCGACCCCGCCCGCGCAGCTGGCCGCCGACTACGTCGCCACCTTCGACCACCGCAAACGCTGCTGCCTGTTCCTGACCTACTACGCCCACGGCGACACCCGCAAACGCGGGATGGCCCTGCTGCAGCTCAAACAGACGTACGCCGCGGCCGGGCTGCACCTGGTCGACGACGAGCTCCCCGACCACCTCGCGGTCGTCCTCGAGTTCGCCGCCGCCCAGCCCGGCCAGGGCCGCACCCTGCTCCTCGAGCACCGCGCCGGGCTGGAACTGCTCCGGCTCGCCCTGCGCGACGCCCGTTCGCCGTGGGCGGACGTCCTGGAATCGGTGTCCGCGACCCTGCCGCCGCTGATCGGCGATCAGCGGCAGGCCGTCGCGAAGCTCGCGGCCGAGGGGCCACCGGCGGAACAGGTCGGGCTGGCCCCGTTCGCCCCGCCGGAATACATGCCGCAGACCGAAGGAGCACGGTGA
- the narI gene encoding respiratory nitrate reductase subunit gamma, protein MTNTLLFVVVPYVALAIFVGGHVWRYRYDKFGWTTRSSQLYERRLLRIGSPLFHFGILLVAVGHVGGLLIPDSWTEAAGISETAYHVVAVGLGTLAGICTLGGAAILIYRRRTVGPVFSATTVNDKIMYVLLIGTIVLGLGTTVLGNLTEHPHDYRQTVSPWFRSIFYFQPDTDLIAAAPIGFRLHALAAFVLFAFWPFSRLVHVFSAPLGYLTRPYIVYRSRDERPAKRGWERVG, encoded by the coding sequence ATGACCAACACGCTTCTGTTCGTCGTCGTCCCGTACGTCGCCCTCGCGATCTTCGTCGGCGGGCATGTGTGGCGCTACCGCTACGACAAGTTCGGCTGGACCACCCGCTCCTCCCAGCTCTACGAGCGGCGGCTGCTGCGCATCGGCAGCCCCCTGTTCCACTTCGGCATCCTGCTCGTCGCCGTCGGGCACGTCGGCGGCCTGCTCATCCCCGATTCCTGGACCGAGGCGGCCGGGATCAGCGAGACGGCGTACCACGTCGTCGCGGTCGGACTGGGCACCCTCGCCGGCATCTGCACCCTCGGCGGCGCGGCCATCCTCATCTATCGACGCCGTACGGTGGGCCCGGTCTTCTCCGCCACCACGGTCAACGACAAGATCATGTACGTGCTGCTGATCGGCACCATCGTGCTGGGGCTGGGCACGACCGTGCTGGGCAACCTCACCGAGCACCCGCACGACTACCGGCAGACCGTCTCGCCCTGGTTCCGTTCGATCTTCTACTTCCAGCCCGACACCGACCTGATCGCCGCCGCGCCGATCGGCTTCCGGCTGCACGCGCTCGCCGCCTTCGTGCTGTTCGCGTTCTGGCCGTTCAGCCGGCTCGTGCACGTCTTCTCGGCGCCGCTGGGCTACCTCACCCGCCCGTACATCGTCTATCGCAGCCGCGACGAGCGCCCGGCCAAGCGCGGCTGGGAACGGGTCGGCTGA
- a CDS encoding TetR/AcrR family transcriptional regulator, with translation MARRISAASADTKRRLADAALDQFHLKGYVGTSVQDLVAAAGAPKGTFYNHFASKEDLAVQTVRRYSDTFRVGTLTDPAAGPAVERLRRHFEALVATGLSKAAQRGCMIANLAGEVPAHSPAVAAAVAEHLEKWTAALTSALDEAKQAGDLKTDLPSPDLAEFIVNAWQGGAVHAKATGSLKPVHSFERMVALLVR, from the coding sequence ATGGCTCGCAGAATCAGCGCCGCTTCCGCCGACACCAAACGGCGCCTGGCGGACGCGGCGCTCGATCAGTTCCACCTCAAGGGCTACGTCGGCACCAGCGTGCAAGATCTGGTGGCCGCGGCCGGCGCCCCCAAGGGCACGTTCTACAACCACTTCGCCAGCAAGGAAGACCTCGCCGTGCAGACCGTGCGGCGTTACAGCGACACGTTCCGCGTCGGCACGCTGACCGATCCCGCCGCCGGCCCGGCAGTGGAACGGCTGCGCCGGCACTTCGAGGCACTGGTCGCCACGGGCCTCAGCAAGGCCGCGCAACGCGGTTGCATGATCGCGAACCTGGCCGGCGAGGTGCCCGCACACAGCCCGGCCGTCGCGGCCGCCGTGGCCGAGCATCTGGAGAAGTGGACCGCGGCGCTCACCAGCGCGCTCGACGAGGCCAAGCAGGCCGGCGACCTGAAGACCGACCTGCCCTCGCCGGATCTCGCCGAGTTCATAGTGAACGCCTGGCAGGGAGGCGCCGTGCACGCGAAAGCGACCGGCTCCCTCAAGCCGGTCCACAGCTTCGAGCGCATGGTCGCCCTCCTGGTCCGATAA
- a CDS encoding MFS transporter: protein MSTAPARSAGQSDTPGRPGLMLALATVGFAVNFWAWALLSPLAVRFQSALDLSSFQQALVVAVPVVVGSVGRIPVGALTDRFGGRIMFPLISLVTIIPVLYLGLLGQESLAALLIGGFFLGIGGTAFAVGVPFVNAWFPPHRRGFAVGVFGAGMGGTAISALTTVRLVDAGTTATPFLLTAGVLAVYAVVSWLVLRDAPNRSVPTAPLASRLAATVRLKVTWQASALYAVAFGGYVAFSVYLPAYLKTAYGLTQADAANRMAGFVVLAVIMRPVGGWLSDRIAPSRILAISLGVVIACAVVQSFTPGLAPIGTVAFLAMAAALGAGSGATFAFVAQSAPANQVGSVTGVVGAAGGLGGFVPPLVMGGIYGQFDSYALGLILLALVAAAALLLDLMSVARGGRAAHV, encoded by the coding sequence ATGAGCACTGCCCCGGCCCGTAGCGCGGGACAATCCGACACACCCGGCCGGCCGGGCTTGATGCTGGCCCTTGCCACCGTCGGTTTCGCCGTCAACTTCTGGGCGTGGGCGCTGCTGAGCCCGCTCGCCGTCCGGTTCCAGAGCGCCCTCGACCTCAGCTCCTTCCAGCAGGCGCTGGTGGTGGCGGTGCCCGTCGTCGTCGGCTCGGTCGGGCGGATCCCGGTCGGGGCGCTCACCGACCGGTTCGGCGGCCGCATCATGTTCCCGCTGATCTCGCTGGTCACCATCATCCCGGTGCTCTACCTGGGCCTGCTCGGGCAGGAATCGCTGGCGGCCCTGCTGATCGGCGGGTTCTTCCTCGGCATCGGCGGCACCGCGTTCGCCGTCGGCGTGCCCTTCGTCAACGCCTGGTTCCCGCCGCACCGCCGCGGTTTCGCCGTCGGCGTGTTCGGCGCCGGCATGGGCGGCACGGCGATCAGCGCCCTCACCACCGTCCGGCTCGTGGACGCGGGCACCACCGCCACCCCGTTCCTGCTCACGGCCGGGGTGCTCGCGGTCTACGCCGTGGTGTCGTGGCTGGTGCTGCGGGACGCCCCGAACCGGTCCGTGCCGACCGCGCCGCTGGCGTCCCGCCTGGCCGCCACCGTTCGTCTGAAAGTCACCTGGCAGGCCTCGGCGTTGTACGCCGTCGCGTTCGGCGGGTACGTCGCCTTCTCGGTCTATCTGCCCGCCTACCTCAAGACCGCGTACGGGCTGACCCAGGCCGACGCCGCCAACCGGATGGCCGGCTTCGTCGTGCTGGCGGTCATCATGCGCCCGGTCGGCGGCTGGCTCTCCGACAGGATCGCCCCCAGCCGCATCCTCGCGATCAGCCTGGGCGTCGTCATCGCCTGCGCCGTGGTGCAGTCCTTCACCCCTGGCCTCGCCCCGATCGGCACGGTGGCCTTCCTGGCCATGGCCGCCGCCCTCGGAGCCGGCAGCGGCGCCACCTTCGCCTTCGTCGCCCAGTCGGCGCCCGCCAACCAGGTCGGCTCGGTCACCGGCGTGGTCGGCGCCGCGGGCGGCCTCGGCGGTTTCGTCCCGCCGCTGGTGATGGGCGGCATCTACGGCCAGTTCGACTCGTACGCCCTGGGCCTGATCCTGCTCGCCCTGGTCGCCGCCGCGGCCCTGCTGCTCGACCTCATGTCCGTCGCCCGCGGCGGGAGGGCCGCTCATGTGTGA
- a CDS encoding hemerythrin domain-containing protein: MCEYCGCQEIEAIGELTREHDEIVGLMATVRNAYAAGDVGTMAATARRMAGILAPHTAVEEEGLFPLMAGDFPAQVAQLRSEHRHIEAVLGAATTTPTDPAWPAALMDALQELRVHILKEQDGVFPAALTTLTGADWDTVDAVRSRVGSGLPQSTA; encoded by the coding sequence ATGTGTGAGTACTGCGGCTGCCAGGAGATAGAAGCGATCGGCGAGCTCACCCGCGAACACGACGAGATCGTCGGCCTCATGGCTACCGTACGCAACGCCTACGCGGCCGGCGACGTCGGCACGATGGCAGCCACCGCCCGCAGGATGGCCGGGATTCTGGCCCCCCACACGGCCGTCGAGGAGGAAGGACTCTTCCCCCTGATGGCCGGCGACTTCCCCGCGCAGGTGGCTCAGTTGCGGTCCGAGCACCGGCACATCGAAGCCGTGCTCGGCGCCGCCACCACGACGCCCACCGACCCCGCGTGGCCGGCCGCGCTGATGGACGCCCTGCAGGAACTGCGCGTCCACATCCTCAAGGAACAGGACGGCGTCTTCCCGGCCGCGCTCACCACCCTCACCGGCGCCGACTGGGACACCGTCGACGCCGTTCGCTCCCGCGTCGGCAGCGGCCTTCCCCAATCGACGGCCTGA
- a CDS encoding methyl-accepting chemotaxis protein, with protein MSSTSGPGGRLNNMGVGAKVIAAVAVVAVVALGTAGVAWVRLGSLDDRIQGLKSDNITRLDALVGVQDGMADMYRGLFLFQGARTAADKTQFENETKAGQAAVDAAGDRYVAAPDDSEVWKTQTAAFGGAWANYKALVNFLLFQDAAPPGIDLPTAQAEQYAMWGSAEKTMNTAIGELMTLERSQALEDSTQAHEEAAGARRTILIVVLAGVALSVALAVMIGRNISRRLGGVREVLDAVADGDLTRQAAADGGDEVGMMAGAVNRATTSIRQTVSTLADSSRLLAQSSTQLSASAEAIAANAHETSTQTGMLATASEDVSRSVQTVAAGTEEMGSAIREISQSANDAAGVASQAVTEAAATNATVAKLGESSAEIGNVIKTITSIAEQTNLLALNATIESARAGEAGKGFAVVANEVKELAQETAKATGDISRRVEAIQADTDGAVAAIGRISSIIAQINDYQTTIASAVEEQTATTNEMSRSISEASSGSAGIAGNIAGVAEAARTTTATVADTQRSAQELARMSSELESVVSRFRV; from the coding sequence ATGTCGAGCACGTCCGGGCCGGGTGGCCGCCTCAACAACATGGGCGTCGGCGCCAAGGTCATCGCGGCGGTGGCGGTGGTGGCCGTGGTCGCGCTGGGCACGGCCGGCGTGGCCTGGGTACGGCTCGGCTCGCTGGACGACCGCATCCAGGGCCTCAAGAGCGACAACATCACACGGCTGGACGCGCTGGTCGGGGTCCAGGACGGCATGGCCGACATGTACCGCGGACTGTTCCTCTTCCAAGGCGCCCGGACCGCCGCGGACAAGACCCAGTTCGAGAACGAGACCAAGGCCGGGCAGGCCGCCGTCGACGCGGCCGGCGACCGGTACGTGGCCGCGCCGGACGACTCGGAGGTGTGGAAGACCCAGACCGCGGCCTTCGGCGGCGCCTGGGCGAACTACAAGGCGCTGGTCAACTTCCTGCTGTTCCAGGACGCGGCGCCGCCCGGGATCGACCTGCCCACCGCGCAGGCCGAGCAGTACGCGATGTGGGGCAGCGCCGAGAAGACCATGAATACCGCCATCGGCGAGCTGATGACCCTCGAACGCAGCCAGGCGCTCGAGGACAGCACCCAGGCTCATGAGGAGGCGGCCGGCGCCCGCCGGACGATCCTGATCGTGGTGCTGGCGGGCGTGGCCCTGTCCGTCGCGCTGGCCGTCATGATCGGACGCAACATCTCCCGCCGGCTGGGCGGCGTCCGGGAGGTCCTGGACGCGGTAGCCGACGGCGACTTGACCAGGCAGGCGGCGGCCGACGGCGGCGACGAGGTCGGCATGATGGCGGGAGCGGTCAACCGGGCCACCACCTCCATCCGGCAGACGGTCAGCACGCTCGCGGACTCTTCCCGCCTGCTGGCCCAGTCCTCCACCCAGTTGTCGGCGTCGGCCGAGGCGATCGCCGCCAATGCCCACGAGACGTCCACCCAGACCGGCATGCTCGCCACCGCTTCCGAGGACGTGTCGCGTAGCGTGCAGACGGTGGCCGCCGGCACCGAGGAGATGGGATCGGCGATCCGGGAGATCTCGCAGTCGGCCAACGACGCCGCCGGGGTCGCGTCGCAGGCGGTCACGGAGGCCGCGGCCACCAACGCCACCGTCGCCAAGCTGGGCGAGTCGTCGGCGGAGATCGGCAACGTCATCAAGACGATCACCTCGATCGCCGAGCAGACCAACCTGCTCGCCCTGAACGCCACCATCGAGTCGGCGCGGGCGGGCGAGGCCGGCAAGGGCTTCGCCGTGGTGGCCAACGAGGTCAAGGAGCTGGCGCAGGAAACGGCCAAGGCCACCGGGGACATTTCGCGGCGGGTCGAGGCGATCCAGGCCGACACCGACGGCGCGGTGGCCGCGATCGGGCGGATCTCGTCGATCATCGCCCAGATCAACGACTACCAGACGACCATCGCCTCGGCGGTGGAGGAGCAGACCGCCACCACCAACGAGATGAGCCGATCCATCAGCGAGGCCTCGAGCGGCTCGGCCGGCATCGCGGGCAACATCGCCGGGGTCGCCGAGGCCGCCCGGACGACGACCGCCACGGTGGCCGACACCCAGCGTTCCGCCCAGGAGCTGGCCCGCATGTCGTCCGAACTGGAGTCGGTGGTGTCCCGCTTCCGGGTCTGA
- a CDS encoding methyl-accepting chemotaxis protein, with protein sequence MSASTITAQPGVEAAKGRTTFGDLSVNVKVLTAVAAAALVALIVGIVGLVSLGNASNSAQLIYTSNVASIKAVGQLKWVVAQARVDTANQALSVDAAKTRQFGESFNNDLELFKTAMADYRASGPASDRGVIDELQTTWDSYAEVATGKLLPAGERNALAEWSRIRDAEVLPLLARISELLTTMDAAETASAAKNAAAAKSGFESSRMIAIITLIVGLAVALGLGFWTARKIVQSLTKVTYVCDGLADGDLTRTTGLQTADEPGRMGRSLDAAMERLRRTVATIEGSAASLAGATEQMTGTAANIAASAEETSVQAMAVSSAAEQVSRSVDSVSAGGEEMGASIREISQNAAEAARVAAEAVSVTATTSATMGKLGESSAEIGNVIKTITSIAEQTNLLALNATIEAARAGDAGKGFAVVASEVKDLAQETARATEDISRRVEAIQADTSGAVAAIEEISIVIERISDFQTTIASAVEQQTATTAEMNRSVAEAATGSGEIAQNITGVAEAARMTSQGVAETQQATAELARMSTELSSLVSTFRI encoded by the coding sequence ATGAGCGCGTCGACGATCACCGCCCAACCCGGCGTGGAGGCCGCGAAAGGTCGCACCACGTTCGGCGATCTCAGTGTCAACGTCAAGGTGCTGACCGCGGTGGCAGCGGCGGCGCTGGTGGCTCTGATCGTGGGCATCGTGGGACTGGTGTCGCTGGGCAACGCCAGCAACTCCGCTCAGCTGATCTACACGAGCAACGTGGCTTCGATCAAGGCCGTCGGCCAGTTGAAGTGGGTCGTGGCGCAGGCCCGGGTGGACACGGCCAACCAGGCGTTGTCGGTCGACGCTGCCAAGACCCGGCAGTTCGGCGAGTCCTTCAACAACGACCTCGAGCTGTTCAAGACCGCCATGGCCGACTACCGGGCCAGCGGTCCCGCATCGGACCGTGGCGTGATCGACGAACTGCAGACCACCTGGGACTCCTACGCCGAGGTGGCGACCGGAAAGCTCCTGCCCGCCGGCGAGCGCAACGCGCTGGCCGAGTGGTCCCGGATCCGTGACGCCGAGGTGTTGCCCCTGCTCGCGCGGATCAGCGAGCTTCTCACGACGATGGACGCGGCCGAGACCGCCAGCGCGGCGAAGAACGCGGCCGCGGCGAAGTCGGGATTCGAGTCGAGCCGGATGATCGCGATCATCACCCTGATCGTGGGTCTGGCGGTGGCTCTGGGGCTCGGCTTCTGGACGGCTCGCAAGATCGTGCAGTCGCTGACGAAGGTCACCTACGTCTGTGACGGTCTCGCCGACGGCGACCTGACCCGCACGACCGGCCTGCAGACCGCCGACGAGCCGGGGCGGATGGGCCGCTCGCTGGACGCCGCCATGGAACGGTTGCGCCGCACGGTGGCGACCATCGAGGGGTCGGCGGCGTCGCTGGCCGGCGCGACCGAGCAGATGACCGGCACCGCCGCCAACATCGCGGCGTCGGCCGAGGAGACCTCCGTACAGGCCATGGCCGTGTCGTCCGCCGCCGAGCAGGTTTCGCGCAGCGTCGACAGCGTGTCGGCCGGAGGCGAGGAAATGGGCGCGTCGATCCGCGAGATCTCGCAGAACGCGGCCGAGGCCGCCCGGGTCGCCGCCGAGGCGGTCAGCGTCACCGCCACCACCTCGGCCACCATGGGCAAGCTGGGCGAGTCGTCGGCCGAGATCGGCAACGTCATCAAGACCATCACCTCGATTGCCGAGCAGACCAACCTGCTCGCTCTCAACGCCACCATCGAGGCCGCCCGGGCGGGGGACGCGGGCAAGGGCTTCGCCGTGGTCGCCTCCGAGGTCAAGGACCTGGCCCAGGAGACCGCCCGCGCCACCGAGGACATCTCCCGCCGGGTCGAGGCCATTCAGGCCGACACCAGCGGCGCGGTCGCGGCGATCGAGGAGATCTCGATCGTCATCGAACGGATCAGCGACTTCCAGACGACCATCGCCTCGGCGGTCGAGCAGCAGACGGCGACCACCGCCGAGATGAACCGCAGTGTCGCCGAGGCGGCGACCGGGTCCGGCGAGATCGCGCAGAACATCACGGGAGTCGCCGAGGCAGCCCGGATGACCAGCCAGGGTGTGGCCGAGACCCAGCAGGCCACTGCCGAGCTGGCCCGGATGTCGACCGAGCTCAGCAGCCTGGTGTCCACCTTCCGTATCTGA